A stretch of the Malus domestica chromosome 08, GDT2T_hap1 genome encodes the following:
- the LOC103413892 gene encoding protein NODULATION SIGNALING PATHWAY 2-like, producing the protein MTQLLLNSVMAMAIDGHDDPDLDLSGCSPTTTSTNTVSTDHWYAWSPLVDWEALAPIDQLAGDDFHGLIESMVEDQDGSTELNSSSAQDEPLELEASNDTTTLGEMMTLTDEDGCANGEDLKGLRLVHLLIAAAEALTGAYKSRDLARVILVRLKELVSPTDGSNMERLAAYYTEALQGLLEGTGGLLGKHLIGSGAHRNHGHHPMDVTVAFQLLQDMSPYVKFGHFTANQAILEAVVHERRIHVVDYDIMEGIQWASLMQALVSRKEGPPTPLLRITALSRGGSRRQSIGTVQETGRRLTEFAASIGQPFSFHQCRLGSDETFQPSALKLIKGETLVINCMLNLPHFSYRSPDSIASFLSGAKTLSPRLVTLVEEDVRSTWDGGFVARFMDSLYHYSAVYDSLEAGFPMQSRARALVERVFLGPRIVGSLAHIYRAHGEVGHSWRERLGAVGFKPIPISFANHCQAKLLLGLFNDGYRVEEVTNHRLVLGWKSRCLLSASIWTSPLESDVVN; encoded by the coding sequence ATGACCCAGTTGCTGTTGAACTCAGTTATGGCTATGGCCATTGATGGGCATGATGACCCTGATCTTGATTTATCCGGCTGCAGCCCCACAACCACAAGCACCAACACCGTTTCCACCGATCACTGGTACGCCTGGTCTCCGCTGGTCGACTGGGAAGCGCTGGCACCGATAGACCAGCTCGCCGGAGACGACTTTCATGGGCTCATTGAGTCGATGGTGGAAGACCAAGATGGCAGCACTGAGCTGAACTCGTCGTCGGCCCAGGACGAGCCTCTAGAGTTAGAAGCGTCAAACGATACGACGACGTTGGGAGAAATGATGACGTTGACGGATGAAGACGGCTGCGCTAACGGTGAGGACTTGAAGGGGTTGAGGCTGGTCCATTTATTGATTGCGGCGGCGGAGGCGCTGACGGGCGCATACAAGAGCCGAGATCTGGCTCGGGTGATATTGGTTCGGCTCAAGGAGTTGGTCTCTCCAACTGACGGTTCTAACATGGAGAGGCTGGCGGCGTATTATACCGAGGCCCTCCAGGGTTTGCTAGAAGGCACCGGGGGTTTGCTTGGTAAGCATTTGATTGGGAGTGGGGCGCACCGCAATCACGGCCACCATCCAATGGACGTGACCGTAGCGTTTCAACTGCTCCAGGACATGTCGCCTTACGTTAAATTTGGGCACTTCACAGCCAACCAGGCGATTTTAGAGGCCGTGGTCCATGAGAGGCGGATCCACGTCGTAGATTATGACATCATGGAGGGTATCCAATGGGCTTCCTTGATGCAGGCCTTGGTTTCCAGGAAGGAGGGACCACCTACCCCACTTCTTAGGATCACCGCCTTGTCGAGGGGCGGCAGCAGAAGGCAGTCGATTGGGACCGTCCAAGAGACCGGCCGTCGTTTGACTGAATTTGCCGCGTCAATTGGTCAGCCATTTTCTTTTCACCAATGTAGGTTGGGTTCTGATGAGACATTTCAACCGTCCGCCTTGAAGTTGATAAAAGGGGAGACCTTGGTGATCAATTGTATGCTAAACCTCCCACATTTTAGTTACCGGTCTCCAGATTCAATTGCTTCGTTTTTATCCGGAGCCAAGACTCTTAGCCCGAGACTAGTCACTTTGGTCGAGGAAGATGTACGGTCCACATGGGATGGAGGCTTCGTGGCCCGCTTCATGGACTCATTGTACCATTACTCGGCAGTATATGACTCACTCGAGGCCGGCTTCCCAATGCAAAGCCGGGCTAGAGCTCTAGTGGAGAGAGTATTCTTGGGGCCTCGAATAGTAGGGTCATTGGCTCATATCTACCGCGCCCATGGAGAAGTTGGCCACTCTTGGAGGGAGAGGTTGGGTGCGGTAGGGTTTAAGCCTATTCCAATAAGCTTTGCCAATCATTGTCAAGCAAAACTTTTGTTGGGTCTTTTTAATGACGGTTATAGGGTGGAGGAGGTGACCAATCATCGGCTGGTTTTAGGTTGGAAGTCTCGTTGTTTACTCTCAGCTTCCATTTGGACGTCACCCTTAGAATCTGATGTTGTCAATTAG